In Granulicella sibirica, the sequence GCTGCGACTCAGCCACTTAATGCAACAGAGCCAACTCAACTGCATAAGAAGGAAGATCCGAGTGACACGCACGATGTGCCAGGATACCTGAAGAAGTTGAAATGAGATTTGCGACGGCGTTACCTGCAGTTTTTGCAAATCCAGCCTCAATGGCACCTCTTTTCATGCACGCCCAAAGCTTCCGCTTCTCATCGTGAAGAATTACGTCATCGTTCGCGCTGTTGGCGATGCCATGGGTATTCCAAGTCTTCTGGATGCAATTTGACCTCGAAAGCCGTGATGCCCACCCCACCCTGCACTTTGTGCAAGCCTGACGAAGAAATTTATGCTCCAATGGTCCTCTTCCAGTGCGGAGCAGGTAGGAGGGGAGATGAGCGACAAGGCAACAGCACAAGCGGAGTTCGAATATGTCGTAGTGGGCTCGGGAGCGGGTGGCGGAACGGTCGCCGCTCGGCTAGCAGAGGCCGGACACAGCGTCTGCCTGCTTGAAGCTGGCGGCGATCCTCGAACTCTCCAGGGCAGCAATCCAAATACTCCTGGGGTCAACTCTCTGCCTGAAGACTATGACGTCCCAGTCTTCCACGGTCTTTCCACCGAAAACAATGCCTTGAGTTGGGACTTCTTCGTCAGGCACTACGCAGATCTCGATCAGCAGCAGAAAGACGACAAGTTCGTCGCGCGGCAGGATGGTGTCTTCTATCCTCGGGCCGGCACCTTGGGCGGGTGTACCGCTCACAACGCGCAGATCGTCGTTTACCCAAGCAACGAAGATTGGGATGCGATCGCGGAAGTGACCGGGGACGCCTCCTGGAGTTCCGACAAGATGCGTGGCTTTTTCGAGAAGCTGGAAGACTGCCATCACCGTCCGCTCGATCGCGCTCTGGACCACACCACCGGGTTGAATCCTTCGCGCCATGGGTTCAAGGGCTGGTTACAGACAGAGAAAGCAATTCCGGCAGAGGCGCTCGGTGATAGCGAGTTGATCCACACCCTCGCGGCCTCCGCTTTTCGGGCCTTCAGCGAGACAGGACACCCGCTTGAAGAAGTCGCCGAGTTGATCGAGAGCCAGTTGGATCCGAACGATTGGCGTGTGGTCACCAGGAACGCGGCCGGCATCCGCTACACCCCGCTCATGACGCGGAACCATCAGCGTTCCGGCACGCGGGAACGTGTACTTGACGTCGCCACACAGCATCCGTTGCACATCGAGATGGACGCGCTGGCCACCGAAGTGCTCTTCGAGGAGGGAACAACCCGGGCGGTAGGGGTTCGCTATCTAAAAGGGACACGGCTCTATCGTGCGTTCAATCCTCCGGCCACCGCCAAAGGCGAGATTCGCGAGGTAATGGCGACCCGCGAGGTCATCCTTGCCGGGGGCGCGTTCAATACACCACAACTCTTGATGCTCTCTGGTATTGGACCGAGCGCGCATCTGCAGGAGATGAGCATTCCGGTTCGCGTCTCTCTCGAAGGCGTTGGTAGAAATCTGCAGGATCGTTACGAAGTCGGCGTCGTGAACCGCATGAGCAAGCAGTGGGCGGTCCTGAACGGCGCCAAGTTTGCAAGAGGCGATTCTCAGTTCAACGAGTGGGAGCAAAACCGTGAGGGCGTCTACACCACGAATGGTGCCGTGCTTGGAGTCGTCAGAAAGTCGGAGGACCAGCAACCTGTCCCGGACCTGCTGTGCTTTGCCCTCCTCGGATTCTTCAAGGGGTATGTTCCCGGGTACTCTGCCTGGTTCGCACAGAAACTGAACTATCTCACTTGGGCCGTGCTGAAGGGCCATACCGTGAACCGCGCAGGAGAAGTGAAGTTACGATCACGAGATCCCTTGGACATGCCGCAGGTCAACTTTCACTACTTCCAGGAGGGCACGGATCACCTCGGGAAGGACCTGGACGCGGTCGTCGATGGAATCAAGTTCGTACGAACCATGACGCGCTCCCTCATCGAATGCGGATTGATCGCCGAGGAAGAAATCCCCGGCCCCGCCGTACAGACCGACGACCAGCTCCGGGAGTTTGTTCGCAACAACGCCTGGGGACACCACGCCTCGTGTACCTGCATGATTGGACCGCCGGAAAACAAAGGTGTGCTGACCAGCGACTTCCGCGTCCATGGCGTCGAGAACCTGCGCGTCGTCGACGCCTCGATCTTCCCCCGCATTCCTGGGCTTTTTATCCTGAGCGCCGTCTACATGATCGGCGAGAAGGCCGCGGATGTCATTCTGAGCCAGCTTCGTTAACGCGAGCGAGGAGTTCGCATGCACGAAATATCGATCGCTATCAGCATCGTCGACCAGGTAGTCGAAGAATCCGAGAGCTTGGGCGGCCTCCTGGTTACGGCTGTCCACCTTAGCCTCGGCCTGCTTGCCGGGGTCGACGAACAGGCACTGCAGTTCTGCTTCAAGGCTGCGTGTGAGGGAACTCTGCTGGAAGGATCGACTCTCATCATTCAACTCATCCCGGTCACGATCTTCTGCCCGACATGCGGCATGGAACGCATGGCGGACTCTGTTCAGCAACCTGTCTGCACGGTATGCCGATCTGCAACCAGGATCATCAAAGGACATGAATTGG encodes:
- a CDS encoding GMC family oxidoreductase yields the protein MSDKATAQAEFEYVVVGSGAGGGTVAARLAEAGHSVCLLEAGGDPRTLQGSNPNTPGVNSLPEDYDVPVFHGLSTENNALSWDFFVRHYADLDQQQKDDKFVARQDGVFYPRAGTLGGCTAHNAQIVVYPSNEDWDAIAEVTGDASWSSDKMRGFFEKLEDCHHRPLDRALDHTTGLNPSRHGFKGWLQTEKAIPAEALGDSELIHTLAASAFRAFSETGHPLEEVAELIESQLDPNDWRVVTRNAAGIRYTPLMTRNHQRSGTRERVLDVATQHPLHIEMDALATEVLFEEGTTRAVGVRYLKGTRLYRAFNPPATAKGEIREVMATREVILAGGAFNTPQLLMLSGIGPSAHLQEMSIPVRVSLEGVGRNLQDRYEVGVVNRMSKQWAVLNGAKFARGDSQFNEWEQNREGVYTTNGAVLGVVRKSEDQQPVPDLLCFALLGFFKGYVPGYSAWFAQKLNYLTWAVLKGHTVNRAGEVKLRSRDPLDMPQVNFHYFQEGTDHLGKDLDAVVDGIKFVRTMTRSLIECGLIAEEEIPGPAVQTDDQLREFVRNNAWGHHASCTCMIGPPENKGVLTSDFRVHGVENLRVVDASIFPRIPGLFILSAVYMIGEKAADVILSQLR
- a CDS encoding hydrogenase maturation nickel metallochaperone HypA, whose amino-acid sequence is MHEISIAISIVDQVVEESESLGGLLVTAVHLSLGLLAGVDEQALQFCFKAACEGTLLEGSTLIIQLIPVTIFCPTCGMERMADSVQQPVCTVCRSATRIIKGHELEVAALEVAA